One Glycine max cultivar Williams 82 chromosome 8, Glycine_max_v4.0, whole genome shotgun sequence genomic window, TCATGTGGCCATCATATTGACTCACTTAATACTTGATTCCAAATGTGCTTGCCTTAAAATGATTCTTAATTATTAACCATGGATTTTGCATATTAGAGAAAATGAGGTATGTCTATGGTCATTTTGTCTCCTGAGTTCCCTAGCTATTGGATATATATACAAGCTGACCACAGTCTACTGCATTTATTTTCGAAGTTTatgaaaaaggaagagaaattaaAACAACTGAAGTTATTTATTTGTATAGTAATCACATTCAAAGTCTAGTATAGCCAATAAACTTGGTCAAAGCCAAAAGTAATAGCCATAGTCATCCAACCTCCAATCAGCACTATCACAATCACAAGTCCTTCTCACTGGTGTTTTACTTTCACCAAGTACTGTTCCTACACCTCCAAATACGAAAAATGCCAAGATGGACACAGCAAAAACCAATAACCTGATCTTATAGTCCCTTATAAAAACAGCTGCTAGCACTGACACAGCAGCACCAACAGAAAATCCAATTGCTGATGCTATGGAAGCCTGAAAAGGGTTAAGTTGTTCGTCATCTTCCTCCACTTCTTTGTGTTTGTTATTGTGGACTTTCATTTCAGCTACCTCTGTGTCTAATTGAGCGCACACATATTCTTCAATTGCCATACCGCTAGCCCCAACAACTAGTCCTGCGAAGCCGGCAAGAAGCATG contains:
- the LOC100527486 gene encoding vacuolar iron transporter-like protein — encoded protein: MASLGTSSNEMSIDHIEILIIHSNDIEAKPSQYIEENNIEYCQRAQWLGAVFGAKNGLVLITLLMMAVEALNEDITTMLLAGFAGLVVGASGMAIEEYVCAQLDTEVAEMKVHNNKHKEVEEDDEQLNPFQASIASAIGFSVGAAVSVLAAVFIRDYKIRLLVFAVSILAFFVFGGVGTVLGESKTPVRRTCDCDSADWRLDDYGYYFWL